In Chiroxiphia lanceolata isolate bChiLan1 chromosome 7, bChiLan1.pri, whole genome shotgun sequence, the DNA window ATAATTGTTCTAGCAAAATCCGCAATACAATTTAACTGCTACTGTCTGAACTAGTTTCATGGTCATCCATTTTCTAAAGTcaccaaattttattttttatccaCAACACAATTATACCAAAACATACatctatttaagaaaaagaaacaccttTATGGAAACGTTGACAGTGCTTTGAAATCCTCCATCACAGCTGGGGCTGTCAGACATTGCTGGAGGTCTCCCCACTTGAATATTCCCCTGTTGCGCTGGGCAGAACAAATTTGACATatctccccttctcccagcccctcctgatTCGCAGAAGTCTGTGCCGGATGCAGGGCAGACTGAAGATGACCTTTGCAATGATGACAGTACATGGGACGAGCAGCGTGAGGGTGTAGGTGGGAGGCAGGTAGAATTTGTACTGGTTCTCATCAAAGGCCCTCGACCATCCGTAGGTGAGCGTGTGCAGAGTGCTGACCACCAAGGCAATAAATCCAAGGCTGGActaaaaggaacagaaacacaCGACAGTTAGCAGAAGACCTTGTGCCTGGctattttcctgtattttttacaTCATTTTGTAAGTGTACATAGCACAGAGAAAGCAATGAATATTCCTGTGTTTCTTGGACAGAATAAAACATGAGTGGAAACCTTTCCTGGGTAGAGTGCCagactgcatttttctttttctaattagAGGTTAAGTGTGATATTAGGAACTCAGCAGGAGTTTCCTGGAAGATGCTGCCAACTCAGCAGAGATGTGGGCTCCTACATCCATGTGAAacagcagcccccagctcctgctgagcaggtgggcacaggcagctcccaaATGCTCCTCCCAAGCTGCAGCTGCCAACTCTACTGCCTCCCAGTCCATGGCTGGTGAGAGGGATGAAGCATCAGCATCGTGGCTCTGGACCCACAGCTGGCACTGTTGGAAATCTGTGAAGCTGTGGCTTCGCACAGAGCGAAGACACTGTCAGGTAACTGGTATCACCTACAGGAAAATGAGACTGTGGAGACACAAGTGCTCTGTTCTGAGGTGAGCAACAGCCCTGAAGGGTTTCCTTCTCTGTCCTAGAGATCTGTGTTTGTTCATGAGCCAGACCATCAGGCTGTGTGGTAGACTAAGCCTTTGAAATGGAGAGCCAAGAGCTCTTTAGCCACTCAGGGAGGCAGCAAGAACCCAGCCCCTGTTCTGCAGACAAGAACTTCCCCCATTATCAGCTGAGATCATGCTCCCAAGCACCCCTAGAGACAACATTTTTCCTGGATATTTCCAGCTCCCTCTGAGGGTTGCTCTCAAAGAGGGGTTTTAAACTGTGTTTCCCTCATCTGTGGCTTCCTGCCGGCATCAGAGATGGGGGCTCCCAAGCTTTGCTGCTGATGTTCCTAACTTAGGGAATGAAGCCTTTACAAGCCAAAATATCTGTCTTGGTGCAGCTAATCAGAAATCAGCAAGAAACAGGGTCTTCCTGAAGATATGTCCAGGAAAaagggcacagcagggaaatAAGGGACCAGGGCAAGATGGGAAAAAGgattcatgttttcttttgaaaaaccaGTCTCATCTGGAAAACTACTCAATTCAAACCTTCCCCTCCTATTTTTGATTGCTGGGaaactattaaaaaacccagacgacttttaaaaatgtaccaTGTTGTTACCAAAAAACTAGACCAAGACTTCTCTAAACTTCAGAGCTAATCATTTAAGCAGCTAAGAAGACTGGGCAAGGAAGGGAAGGACAGCTCTAAAATGTGCTACCAGATCTCGGTACTTCATTTCTACAGCATCTGTCAGGCAGTCATGTGAGTGTCACTGAGTCCTGCCAAGATTTCACCTATATGACCCTGCCAAAGTAAGGAACTCCTTCTGTGTTACAGCTGAGCATTACTCAAGGTcatgccaggagctgggaacagtTCTGTGAACTGAACCTCAGCCCTGCGTGCAAAcccacatttttcctttctttcagggACAGATGTCATTCTTACCAGAAGCCATGTCCAAGTCCAAACCAAAGTGGTAACAAGCAGCAAACCTGAACAAGGGCAAGACTAGTTGCACTTGGAAAATTAAGGAGTTTGCTGCAACATGCCATGGTCGCAGTTGAACCTAACAGCAGGACCTGACCCACAGATCGTTCATCATTTATTAGTTGAGCTTCTctccaacaggaaaaaaaaacgcTGGGTGGCAAAAGGTTGGAAGTATCAGCTTGGGACTCAtctggcagagcagagatgtaaagcagggcaggggaaaggggaCAGAGTGAAGTCCAAGGGCAGCAGATGCcttctgccctgggcagaggaaGTGTTCAGAGTCAGCCTGAGCAGGGCTCTATGCATGGAAGAGGTGCCAGAGCTGGAGATAATTAGTTTGTTCCTCTACAATTTCTCTTTCAACTGTTGATAGTACTGGGGGAGAGCAGGAGTGGAAATTAGTAGGACAAAAGGTGACAGGCCCTTCCTAACCCACCTTTGTGTGTGAATGGCAGGGcacatgaaacaaaaagctAATTGGCAAAAAAAGAATGGCTAAGCTGCTGGTGGCTGGAAtcagggctggcagctcctctgaCAACAGCAATGGGCTGATCTGCTTGTAACACAAATGAGAGGCTGATTGGTGAGAGCAGGGGGTGCCTGGGATTTGTGGTGTAGAGCCCCATGGCTGCACCCGCCAGACAAGCTGACAGCTGGGTACAGGTTGGTCTGTAAgtgcagaaaaaacaaaagttcTCCTGATTGCAGCTTGGTTCAGTATGTACAGCTCTGCATACATTCAGTATAGTATGATGCAGAGCCTGCTGAGCACCCCATGGGGCTGATTTGCCAGCAGGATTAGCCCAGATACCACACAGAGTTTTGAGTCTCTGCTCTCCTTTATCCTCTCTATGCAGTTTCTGACTATGAAacctttctgttttaaacaggCAGAGGTTTCTTTTGCACTGTCACAACATGGGGAATGTGGGGCCAGTACTCTCATAAAGTGTTAAAGCCCTCTGAAAGATGCTGCATGAAGTTGTTATCTTACTAATGCAGCCTTTAtgtatattttctatttccttgGTGTCTGTGACCTCCCTGTAATGCATCAGTGAAGCTGATCCAGTCACATGTGGCTCATTTAGAAATGTCTGGGCAGCACCAAAAGCAAACAGCCCCTTCCTGACCCAGATATATTCCTGACTTCTGCAGCCATGAAGTCATTAGCTCCATGGAAGTGGCTCTGGCCTCTCGCACTTTGTCGACAGGAGGGTTAGAAAAGGTCTGGTTACGGATTCTTTACATCTTGTGCTACATGAACTATGAAAGAAACCAGGTCAATTCAACCTTCAAATTCCAGGAGGACTTTTCAGGATGGGAAGGTAAAGGCAATCATACACATTTTTACTTCTCAACCAATTAGAGTTGATTTGTAAATCACTGGGGAACATTAAAAATGTCTCCTATAAGTTGAATTACACACAAATCATTCCTGCTATCCAGTGTCTATATCCTGTTAATCAAAACTGGACACATAGGGGAACTGTGTATTCAATTTAACCACATTTAATTGAAATTTGTGTATGTGCAGGAGCTACTAtgaaaaattagctttttttttctacagcctTGGCAACAACACAAACAGGATTTTCATCCCATCAGGCAACAGATGTATATTTTAAGACTGTGGCAGTATATCTCTTGACACTAATACAGATGTAAACACTGGAAAATGTCAGACTTGTGATGCTCTGGATAAGGAGGAGACTAAGTGGCTCCTGAATTTGTCTCACATGTGGCTTTTGGTACAGCATCTCTCAAACATCATCTATTTAAACTGAGATGGTAACAAATTGATGCATTTTCTGGAAGACATCTGGCTGGGATGtctgtgctttgcatttctcctctttcatgctgtaaaaatgttaaaaaacccaaatatttgaGAAAGCAGCCTCATGCTTCACCCCTTGTATTTACATTGTGCCACTGTGCATTAATTCAGGGAGGCTCACACTGAGCTATGTGAATGTAACCTCTGGAGCCTGGAAGCAGTAGCTGTAGCGGCTCTTTTAATTTCCTCAAGAAAGGCATCACCAACCTATTGAGgagtaaataatttaaaacaaccctcattaaaaaaataaatatggaaggTAACATGCCAAGAGACCTGTAACCTGCTCTTTTTACATGGTATTTCCACAGTAGGGCTCAATACCAGCTGTGCCTCTCTGACATGTGATCAGCTCATGTCACACTGTCATGCTTTATTCCATGCAGACAGAAATAGGTGTATCTTTCCACGAACTAAGCCAGCCAGTTCCCATGTGGGGCAGCCAAGAGCTATTTTGGAACCGACCATCATGTATTTGTCTGGTCCCAGTGCTGACATACCCTTAGAAAGACACGGGAAGGGCTCCCAAAGGGCAGATGCGACAGTCGTGTTGCAGTGGTGGGACATGGCAGCACTACCTGCAGTGACAACATATATATTACATGACACAATGCCAGCACTCTCCAGGACAGCTGccaggctgcctggggagccAAAGGGAAATGCAGGGGGTTTCAAAGCCTCCTTCCAGGCTGCAAGAAGATACTTCCCTTCATTTAGGATTCCTGGTATGAGATGCCTAAGTCAGTATCAATTTATCCAatgtcccagcagctgcagccctccCCTGGAACATGGTGGTGAGAATTAATATGCTCCCATTGTTCAATCTGAAGGAGAGGTTTAAAGCCAGGTCTCTCTTCTCCTCAGGGGATGATCTCTTGGGGTCAagctctcctggtgcagctctTCTACTCAGTGTAAATAATTGCTGGCTAGCCCAtagcaagagaggaaaaaagacaaactgaCTTGGCCATTGTTGGTCGGGGCACTTGTGGGGGAAGCAGGGGAGCAGACTTCAAACTCCTGCTCCAATGAATATTGAATTATTTATGTACCACTGAAGAGCTTCAACAGAGCTTAACAGAGGCTGGATGATAAGATATTCACGTTTGCATCCCTGAACCCTGCCCTCCCCTTTGGAAGGGTTAGGTGTGCACCAGCGTGGAGCACAGGGAGACTCTgcaggggaggagcaggagtcCTACGGGGGCTCATGCGTGTTGGGGTACCACGTGGGTCACTGCAGTGGGACATGAAGCCTGGTGCATGCTAAAAAGCAGTGGTGTAGGAGGCACAAGTAACAAGGGGGTTTAGGGCTGTGGGATACGACTGTGACACAGTGAGTGGAATCTGGCCTCAAAATCAGCTCTAATGTGCAGAGCATACTTGGAAGGTTCATTCCCTGCTATCGTTGTTAGTCAGCCCTAAGCCTGGCTCCAAGCACATTCCtgaaaaggcagcagctcccgAGTTTGGGGTCTGTGAATGTCCCATGGAGTAGACTCAGGTCACTAAAGGAATTTGACTCTCAGGAACTTGGGCATTGGTGCAAGCAGGAAGACGGCTCCTAAACCACTCATTGactctggagaaggaaaaaattacctTCCTAATTCAGTTTTTAGAATCAGACAGGGACTTTTCATTGGTGTCATACCCAGTTCTCTGTGCTGCTTGAGCTCTGGCACTTCATAGACCAGTCTAAGCCTTTTCGAACTTATCTGCTGAATACTTGGGTGCATGCAAGCTCTGCCAAACCTGTCTTTCCCTTGCACTGTCCTCTCAGGcactttccttttcagaagCTCATTCTCCCTGAAATGCAAGGGCAGATCTGTGGCCTGCAGCCAGCTGCCTCCATAGTGGGCTACCTGCCTGCCCTCTACAGCCTGGTGCAaactccctgcagcagccctgctgccgCTGATCCTCATGTGTCATGCCACTGACACATTgcatttccccttccccctgaGAGAAGCACCTTCTGCGGTGCTCACACAGGGCAAACTCCTGTGTGAGAGCAGCACGGACCCCAAGACACACTATAGCCCTCTACCCTCTGACCCCTCTTCGTGTAACCTCCTGGACAAGGGATCCATGGCTCTGGGgtgcacagggagctgtggcaTAGCAGGATTTGCTGCTGACACCAGTGCACAGcttgcagtgctggagcagggatgggctgggacaGCAGGTCAAACCCTGCCCTCCTTGGCCTGTGTGAGGGCCTGACTCTCCAGAATCACTCTCTGGCATTGGCAAATGTCAACTTTACCTGAATGAAACTGAATTCCCTCCAGTTGAGAGAGTTTGCGATGGATGGAAGTGAAGTGATGGCAAGTAACGACAGCAAGCCCAGGGCAATAATTCCAACAGAGATATAAATCTCCATTCTCCAGACTTCCTCCTCTACCCAGATATTCATCTTCTTCTCCACAGCCTGGCATGACAATGAAGGTTTGTTAAAATGGAGCACTTAGGAATAGAGGAactgaattttgtttgttttggttttggaagCAGCTTTCCTGGGTGAGCATTGGTCCTATTCATACCTCCAGCACTATTTGCCTGTTTGGGAGATGTGGAAATGCTCCCTTATCCCACCACCATTTGGGCAAAGCTAGACTTGATTTGAAGCCTGCTGGGAAGAACTGCTGAATGCTCTCAGCTCCCATGCCCGTAACCACAGCAGCAAGCCCCAAAGTCACATTTGGAAAGATAATTACAATGAGAAGTTAGTTtaaagatgagaaaacaaatacagatgCTTGAATATGCAGTACTCTCCTAATAACCTTTGTTTTAAGTGCATTTGGGGGGAAATTGTTCATGCTAATGGAAGGGAAGATGGGTTTTATACTGCATGGCAAAGAGGAACATTTAGAACTGTCCTCTTTAGCCCATTAAATGGGTTTAATATACTAAACAAAGATGTTGCTAGAAAAcaggaggcagaggggaaaTGAACACAGGATGCTTGCCTGAGATTAATGTGCAACTGTGGCAATTGAGAAGGACCTGCTCAAGGCTGGAGCTGAGAGGCTGGGGATGGTGTTTGATTGATGCTCTGAAgaggcactgctgctgaaaCCAGCCATtctgctcccctctgcccccacagccccttccctcctctgtgTTGGGATACACATTTGGAATCACTTGTGCAAATACCCCAGTGCAGAAAGCAGACTGGTTGTGAGGTAGTTCCTTCAGCAGGTTCCCCACTCAGCTGCACAAAGCCTGTGCCATCCCGGGAGGGAGTAGGGTGGAGCAGTGAGAAGTTAGGGgcacaaaagagagaaattacaTTCTCCCGTGGCACTGCTGAGCTATAGAGCTGGCTGAACGGCCTGAAGGCAGCAATCTCACACTGGATAAACAATGCCGAGAGTCTCAATGAGGCAATAAAGTCCCTTTCCATTTACTCCTTCTCTTAGACTATGACCAGTTCCTCACCACTATTTTGTTAAGCTCCTGAAGGCACACTGTGATAAGGACACACAACCTGCCCTGGGTTATGACTTGGTCACTCCAGCAGCACATACTGTGAACATCAGTATGAACAAACAGGGATATCCCAAAATCTAGagagaaaagctgagggaaacTCTGCTCTCTCCCCCACTGGATTTCTCCTCTCCTGgcatttttcctgcctctgccttAGTCTCAGACATGCCAGGTGCCAGGCAAGGCTGGTTTCAAAGGCTTCTCTGTGCTTCTGGGGAGCAATGGCACGGGGCTCCTAGGCTTGGCTGTAAGTGCACAGGGAACACCCTCTGAggtggtgggtgggtgggtgccCAGTGTGTGGCGTGTGACTGacctgcagggaaaggactcCAATACGTAACAACTTATTCCCACTGTCCCACACCTGCTTTGCCTGCCACCCAACACCTGGATGTAGATTATTCCGGGTGCTGACTTAAGGAGCACCCACGTTACCTGCTTGACGGCCGTCTCGATTAACAGGTACCGGTGGGAGCGGCGCATGGGCAGGCAGAGGCTGTACACGGCATGCAGGGCTGCACAGAAGAAGCTGAGGAGACCGATCTGCTTTCGGTGCTGGAGCCACTGGTCGAGCCAGTCTGGAAAGCGCCTGTATTTGGTGCCATAGTAGAGCTGCGAGCAGGCTGCCAGCACCCCAGGCAGGTAGACGAGGGACAGCAAGACGTAGGACACGCAAGGTAGCGTCGTGTTGACCACCTCGATGGGGATCTTGTACAGCTTGTTCTTCTGCTCCCTGATAAAAGGGTGGATGACCTGCCGGATCAGGTTGTAAgtgaagaagcaaagaaaaagcccTAGAGCCAAAAAGATGGGGATTTTCCAGGCTGGCAAGAGGCGCAGGGGAATGTTCTCGATCTCACAGGCTGACGACATGCAGCCCATGTCCACAGGGGTGAATCCCATGACTTGAGCAATTTCTGCTACAGTGCGCTTGGCTTCTTGGTTATTTGAGCAAATCAGAACCTgcaacaaacagaaatatacGTATAGGACAAGGAGATTAGGCTTCTGGGATCGAGTGCATCAGGAGGGATACTGTATTACAGGGAGCCTACATTATTCCACTGAGCATCATGATTCCTGGCAGGCTTTTTGACAGGGATTTACCACAACTGCCAAAGACCTCTCTCCTGGATAGGTTTCCTTTCATATGTGCACTGCCAGTTTTTTTTACTGGCTCTATTTAGATAAACAGACAATTAAACAATACTTTTCACTTAGGCAGATGCTTCAAAGACTACAAAGCATGAAGTGAGTGAGGGTACTTCATTTCTGagcaaagaaacacagaagcTACGGGGTGGATGCCATGGCCAGCACTCAGAGTCCTCCAGGAGCCTAAGGCCATTTGGTGATGCTGCCAGACCTCAGCTGCTGAAGCAGTTGTGATTTAGCCCTTGTTGGAAGAAAACAATACCTGCTTGTTTCCATCCCTGGCACCTGACTGCAGCGTCCACGCAGAAACCACGTTAAACCCCTTGACCACAGTGcaggctgggaacagggaagcCAAGTACTCTGCGTTGGACTCCTTGTGATGGTTGATCTCGGTGTTGTTACTGACGTCCACCAGGATCTTGCCCGCCAGCACATCAGCCAGGTCACAGAGGGTGGAGTAATGTTCCCTGAAAACCGCCACAAAAATGACATCCGTCTTCTTCACCGCCTCAGCCTGGAAGGTGACCTCTGCCGCGGAAGGGAAGAGGCTGGCTTTCCGCTTCGGGTTGCGGCTGCCGACCACCACCTTGAAGCCGGAGCACACCAGGCGGATGGCCAAGGACCGCGCGAAGTCCCCGCTCCCCAGCACCCCGATGGTGCGGCCGGACGTGGGCGTCACGCCGGGGTCACCCTCCGTGCTCCCATGGCCCAGGAGGGGCTTGGCCATGTCTCCTCTGGACATCCTGGCAGGAAAACCAAGGAGAAATACCAACTCACTGTGGAGCTCTTGAAGAGGCCCAGATCACACCTGCAGTCATGGGGAAAAGTGCCACTTAGGCCACTTGAACAGGTGAATGTCGTTTTAGTCCTAGTAGCCCAGGACCCATCTGCCAAACCCGCCAGCAAGTGTGCAGTAATGTACAAGCACCATTGGAGGGGGACACAATACCATGCTAGGTTGGAAGGCAAAGCCTTTTAGGGAGGTTTCCCAGGTCTGTGTGATCCAACACCTGCTGGATGCACTCATCCATCCTCTGctgttcctcctgctgccaTCTCACACTGCAAAGCCAGGGCAATGCTACGAGTGATTGGGATCAGCAGCTTTCAGATCCCCATGTGGCTACCAGGCATCTCCTGAAAAATCCTGGTCCAGGGGTCTAAAGGGATCCCTGAGCCTACATTTGGAAAAGCCAGAGCGGTGGGTGCTTCTGATTTGCAGGAGCAGAATCAATGCAGGGAGTTGAAGTTGAATTGAAAGTGTTCTAAAAGTGATAAACTAAGAGAGCTGCAGCCTTTGCCTATTTGAATATTTGGGTCTGGCAAGTGCTGTTTCCTTCAGCTCTTTAATGAGTAATGAGAACTTACTcgtgacatttaaaaaatatattaaaacatgATGAGATTTGCTCATGAAAGATCTTGATGAGCTTTACAAATGTTAATGAATTTTGCCCTGTAACAGATTAGATATTGAGGGCATGGAGAGGTTTTAAGCAGATCAATAAAttcacaggcagcacagcagctagGCCTGGAGGTCAGAAGAAACTTGGGCAGGGAACTGCCAGACTGCTCTCAGCCTGTGCCTGTGGCTCAAATCTGCCTCCCGACTGAAGGAACAGCAAATTTACCCTTAAGGAATGGCAAATTCCCAGAGGTCAGATTTTTAAAGGGCTCAGAAGGTGGCTCAGGGAACATACAAACCAGGACATCTGGCTTTTGTACTGGGCACACTGCTAGAGATTATGATAAAGACCATCATTAACAAATGTGTGATATACAGGGGAGGGAGACAACTTGGCTTTGGAGTGCCCTGTAGCTGGTCAAGTTCTTTCAAAGTGAAGGTGACCATTTGGTTGGGGTGACCTGGTCCCTGGCACAGAGGTGTTTTTCATAGGCTTTTGGAAATGTCCTTCACCCAAGGCTTTTCTGGGATTGGTGCAGTAGTGGTGCAAAGGGGAAGGGTGCTTCTGCATGAATAGTTACCAATGGGAAACAAAGggtgagaagaaataaatgattttCATAATGGAAATAGGTTGTCAAGGGATTTCCCTGAGGATTTGTGCTGTTCAACATGCTCATAAGTGATCTGGGAAAGGGAGTGAATATTGAGAAGATAGAGCTTGTGTGTGATgatcattgaatcatagaatggtttgggttggaagagaccttatAGATcttgttccaaacccctgctatgggcagggacaccttccactagactaggctacttagagccccatccagcctggctgtgaacacctccagggatggggagtccacaagatctctgggcaacctgtgccagtgtctcaccacccttatagtaaagaatttcttcataatatctaatctaaatcatTTAAGACAGTCAGTCTTTATTGTGAAGAATCTGCAGAAGGACCTCTTCATTCCAAGTGCCTGAGCACCAAAATTTGCTACTGATACATGCCAAGAACTGCCTATGGGCATAATCCCCCATAGCATACGTACACTTTAATGAGCTGTAATCTTATTAGAAACACTCAGAAAAATGATCAGAGTGTCACATGACTCTGAAAATACCAACTTGGTGGTCCCTGGCAGACGCACATCAAACACAGCTGAGTTACTGGAGGAGTTACTCTCACACAGCAACCACAATCTCAGTCCTGTTCCTCATCGAAAGCCTGCAAAACACCTTCAGCAGGTGGACTTTGAGGCTGTAATTCACTGTCCTGGATACAAAACCACCACAGCTTCAGAGACAATACTGTTTCTATGGCAGAGGTCTGTatgctctccctgcctctcaCCAAGCAAGGCTGATTTGGTGATGCTGGCTGTGTCAGTGATTAACCcaggctgctgcctgtgcaCACACCCCTGCCTTAGGTGTATTCCATGTGTATCACAGTCACTAGGAAGTTTCACCAGGAATTAGTGGGAAAGGCATACAAAACAGTGGAGACAACACGACTACACCACTCTATAAATCCATAGACTGAACAGCACACTGCAGTTCTGCTCAttccactgcaaaaaaaaaaaaagggaataaaccTAAGAAAGGGCCATAGGGAAAGAGTGAGAGAGATGATGAGAGCTTTCAGTTCGGAAAAGAAACACAtgggtgaggagggagcagggaccATTTGAGACTTCTGGAGATGAGGAGTGACCTCACAAGTGGAGCTCAGGTCAACAGGAAACCCCTTGTGTAAAGTAAAGCAGCTCTATCTGAaaagatggtttttttccctggtcCCTTCTTATCAGACGCTTTATCAAACACTCACTGCCTTACCTTTTAGAAACCTTCTTGCTCCACTTAAATTTATTCATGGCCAGAACTATTTGTTCTAGGGCCAACGCTATTGTTTAGCATAATGAGCTTGCTTTCCTGCacccctcctccttttccaccACCTGTACTCACAAAATATTATcccaaaataaagaaacacaTCTCTGGCTCTCAGCCAGGGGGAGAGAAATCAGCATTCAGAGTGGCAAAGCGATCGTTACCCACAGACTCATTTCATAATTGTTTTAAGGCACCTCAAAAGCTCTCTCTGTGCTCCCACTAGGATGTAAATTTTGCTGCAAGCAAATTTTCTTGTAGTATGTTTTCTCCGTCCTGTAGCTGCCACTGAACACGTATAGAGATGTTGGGAATGTTTGGAGATAAACAGCTTTGCTGTCTCCAGTTATTTTGATTAAAAGGGATGACATAATTATATGGCCTTTGAAGTCAGCAGGGCAGTTAAAAAGTAAGAAGACGCAAAATCTTTTCTGTGGATTTTGGTGTGATTATTTCAGTCATGCTCTGACTTTGGGGCTTTGGAGCAGGACCCATCCCTGCTGCACAGCCCTTGCATCCCTGCTGCACAGTGGTCCCTGCCGCTGGCTGCTGCTTACCCCCGTGGGTTGCATTGCTGTCACTG includes these proteins:
- the STEAP3 gene encoding metalloreductase STEAP3 isoform X2 → MSRGDMAKPLLGHGSTEGDPGVTPTSGRTIGVLGSGDFARSLAIRLVCSGFKVVVGSRNPKRKASLFPSAAEVTFQAEAVKKTDVIFVAVFREHYSTLCDLADVLAGKILVDVSNNTEINHHKESNAEYLASLFPACTVVKGFNVVSAWTLQSGARDGNKQVLICSNNQEAKRTVAEIAQVMGFTPVDMGCMSSACEIENIPLRLLPAWKIPIFLALGLFLCFFTYNLIRQVIHPFIREQKNKLYKIPIEVVNTTLPCVSYVLLSLVYLPGVLAACSQLYYGTKYRRFPDWLDQWLQHRKQIGLLSFFCAALHAVYSLCLPMRRSHRYLLIETAVKQAVEKKMNIWVEEEVWRMEIYISVGIIALGLLSLLAITSLPSIANSLNWREFSFIQSSLGFIALVVSTLHTLTYGWSRAFDENQYKFYLPPTYTLTLLVPCTVIIAKVIFSLPCIRHRLLRIRRGWEKGRYVKFVLPSATGEYSSGETSSNV
- the STEAP3 gene encoding metalloreductase STEAP3 isoform X1, which encodes MRGARGKSFPVATGHICADAANSLAPGNPPPSPETAGVCCSRMSRGDMAKPLLGHGSTEGDPGVTPTSGRTIGVLGSGDFARSLAIRLVCSGFKVVVGSRNPKRKASLFPSAAEVTFQAEAVKKTDVIFVAVFREHYSTLCDLADVLAGKILVDVSNNTEINHHKESNAEYLASLFPACTVVKGFNVVSAWTLQSGARDGNKQVLICSNNQEAKRTVAEIAQVMGFTPVDMGCMSSACEIENIPLRLLPAWKIPIFLALGLFLCFFTYNLIRQVIHPFIREQKNKLYKIPIEVVNTTLPCVSYVLLSLVYLPGVLAACSQLYYGTKYRRFPDWLDQWLQHRKQIGLLSFFCAALHAVYSLCLPMRRSHRYLLIETAVKQAVEKKMNIWVEEEVWRMEIYISVGIIALGLLSLLAITSLPSIANSLNWREFSFIQSSLGFIALVVSTLHTLTYGWSRAFDENQYKFYLPPTYTLTLLVPCTVIIAKVIFSLPCIRHRLLRIRRGWEKGRYVKFVLPSATGEYSSGETSSNV